The genome window AGAGAAAGTTCCCATTAGTAAAGGACACTTGAGACAGACACAATAACTCTTAAAGGACCACCAACACACTGAATTCACCTTGCAAGGTAAATAGAAAATGATTACAGTCagtttaaatgataaataaataactgaTGATCTACATAATGTGTAACTACGCTTTGCCACTGGGCCtgcttttgtaaataaaatatctaGAGCAGTGCAGCCTGAATCTAAATGTGACTTAGTGTTTAAGTGTTTCTGCTTGTGCTGATACTTTCTGTTAGGATTATATTATGATAatttacaaagattaataaatgctgtaaaagtattgttcaaagTTAGTTCATGTTATCTTTTCTGTTAACTAATGATACGACTACAACATTAATGTACCAAAACATCAAAATGCCTGTAAGTGCCACCACTTTCTTTGCTAATGTCAACATAACTGATTTGGGGCAAAAAGGTACACTTTAAAGCGTACCTTAAAAAGtttgcctgtaaatatgatgGAAAAGGAAATTTTATTGTGATTTTGGCTCGTGTTTTTTGTGTTATGTCTTACCCATTAATTTTAGAAACAACAAAGCTCACAGTACTGCTAGATTTTTGTTACCATGAAATCTCACAGTACTGCTAGATTTTTGTTGCCATGAAATCAAACTGTAGAAAATACTTGCAAAAACAATAACTATAAAGCATTTGCTTAAAAATACAGGTGAGTTACCTTTTATGTATTTGTATGATCAATTTGAGCCTAGTGTGCTCCTGCtgcaaatcatttttaaaatctatttgaGACCAacttattctgtattcctctttCTATATGTCTTGTACCACTAACAGgtacatttttgtcattctgAGTTCCTGAATGGGTGTTAgccatttctttgtttattattagACATATTGCTTAACATTGTTTCTATCTGCTGCCCTTTACTGCTTGGCTAACAGTGGTTTCTTCTCACCAATGTAGCTCAGTCTCTGAGCATGtggctttttattttgttttactgagCAGAATTTGAAATTAGCTTTAAATAAGGTCAGATCAACCATTTTGTCCTTGCTTACTGCACAGTAGTATTGTGGTGCTATTCTATAATATGAATTTTCAGTAAACCCTCCAAACTGTGTCTGCAGCACATGCAAACccccattttcattttaaaaaattgCCACATTAATGGACGCCACATGCAATTTACTGTGAACACACTGGTAAAAGGTAGAATAAATCCTCAGAAAAGAGTGCTGATTGGTGCAGGCTGGATTATCTCTGTAGTCTCTGCCACAAACCGCTGCCCACCTTCTTCACAAACTCACAGGGGATAAAAACTTCTAAAacggaaaatatattttttttaaaacaaactctTTAAGAACAACAAACTGAAAGAAAATATTACAAACTGGACTGGAAGACAGAGCAAACAAACACCAACTGAACAACAAAATGATCTGACAAACACAAGAGGAAAAGGAGCACAATATATACAGGTAgggcacatgaggaacaggtgaagacAATTAACATAACGAGGATTAAATGTGTGAAAGTAATGAGAGTAATGAGGAGGCAGGGTCAGGGAAGCACATGACAGACAAACACAAAGCCATGTACTAACACATGCGACTAAAACAGTGCACATGGTGATAAAAGACCAAACAGCCATGTGCACTCACAACACACAAGACTGAAAGAAGAGCACATGGCAAGAGGACCAAACCCAAAGCCTGGGAGGCCGGGTAAGTGGAAAGGACCAGGCCAAGGGTTAGATGACAGACCAGGGTGACAAGGAATGGCAGGGTGGAACCGGAGGCCTGAATGGGCTGGGAGGCCAGGGTGTAGCCGGAGAAGAGCCTGGAGACTATGGCAAGGTCTGAGTAGCAGGGTTCTGTGCTGGACAGTCCTTGACCATTGGGCCGATGGGGACAGTGGTGGCTTCTGGGCAGAGGTCAGTGCCGGCACAGGACAGATCAGACCAGGCCAGGACCCCGAAGGGATGGACAGACTGGGCAAGGGCCCCAGAGTGCTGGACAGACTGTATGTTGGAAGCCACAGCGTGTTCGATTGACTGGACATTGTCAACCACTGGACAGAGGTCTGATTGGATGTGAGCAGCCGCTGGACAGGGATCAGACTGAGTAGCAGCTGAAGCAGGCTTGGACCCCTCCTGGAATGTGGCAGCAGACACTGATGCAGAGACCCCTCTCCTCTTTCTCCTGCTCTTGTGGGTGGAAAGCTCCAACGCATACCTCCTCACCGACTTCTCCTCCTGCTGGTGTCTGAGGAGCTTGATGACCTACTTGAAAAAGAACTCATTCCTGCTGGGTTCACGCTGGTCGAATCGTTATGTCACGGAATTAAGGAATTAAGACCCAATTGCaggaatgaggaaaaaaattaaataaagtctttATTGCATAAAAGAATACAAACAGGGGAAAACAAACTCTCACAGGAGAGAAAAACTGTGATGTCACCACTAAAAAACATGAATGACAAAGAGACAGGATCctgacgatggatggatgattaGAAAATACAGaatgagtgatggatggatggattgatagatagatagatagatagattactaCATTATATTTCCCATGTTCACTAGAACACACAGAAATCAAAGTATTAGTGATTGAATGGATGCCTGCTTTCAGCTGTTTTAGCTCACAAATGTGTCTCAGTTTTCCCAATGTTCATTATTAAGGCTTTACTTTGGTGATCTCATTTTAGTGTATGTACATTTAGAGAGATACATAATATCAcagcattacaaaaaaaaaggatGAATCTCTGATTGAGAAATCTTGTTTCCATAGCAACAAGGGGAGAATAATGGTTAGCCTGAGAGACCTAGGTAGGCAGCGGCACTTATTTGTAAAGAGAGGGgcgaaagagaaaaataaattccatactttgtgtttgtgtgtacataaGAGAAAGTCAAAGACATCTGAAGAATAAAGGGAGGGAGAGGCAAGTCAAAGGGAAGTGATGATCATTTGAGAGAATAGATAATTTAGCTGTACAGCTATTGACCTTTACATTCATTCACATGTTTTCCTTCTATTTCATTCAGATAGATAAATTGGCAACAATGCTTGTGGCTTAACCATTACTGCATCACCTCTTCACCATATTCTCCTCCTTGCCTCAGTGTCCAATCTCCTTCAGCCCTTCTGTCCAGCACTCCACCACACACAAATAGTCTTTCCCCACAAAATCCACCCACAAAACACAGCTACACACATTCCATCTTCATTTCTCTCCTTCagtctctctctaacacacatacactcccTCCTGCCAGGGGATTTGAAGATATGACTGATGCTGGTTTATAATCAGATGGAAGAGGAGTTTAATCCTGAAGCTCCCACCATCTTTTGCTCACTGCTAGAGTGGGGATGTTGAAGGAGAGGACAAGGGCCATGGGTGATGTGTAATGGAGTGATCGTGAAAAGAAAAGACTGCTTACTGATTTTCCCTTTTTAAGAAACTGGCACTGACGCTGCACTTTTTGgagtctgagagagagagtgggcaGGTAGAGACGAGGAAGAGAAAACAGAGAAGACAAAGATCAAATTTTGAGCTGCATCTGTGACTGGGACATAAGGTAAGCATTTATTTAGCTTTTGACAACACTGTCTGGCACCATTTTTCCCAgttgtgcatgcagatgcacagGGTGGAGATATAACCATGCCAGGTATTTTTGGATTTAATGGCAGAAAGAAAAATGTTTACAGGCCTTAAATTAAGAATTATTGAGAGACAGTGCCTGGTCTATTTCAGAAAGTAGTACATTATTTTCATGGATGATATAAAAACTTGTGTCGTGATGTATTTTAGAATTTACAGGGACACTGTGCATTTTATAGTGTTATCTCGAATGTCTAATACAAGACATTGGACATTTTCTCCTCTGTTAGGAAGAGGTTTCATATTGATAAAACTGAAGCTAAATAAGGCACAGTGAAGAAAATCAGGCTATTAATTACATCCTACCCTTTAGTCAGCCGGAGTCTTTTTATGGTTGTTGGCTCTTCTTACTATCTATATTGTTAtctcccagaacaacaacaacaccatACAATTTGTAATGTATCGACAAAGGGACTGTAATGTGATAGAGATTTCACAGAGGAACCCAGACCCTTGTAGGTTGAAGCTGATGCATATTCTACCTTTAATGCACAGAAATGGTTCCTATAATTCCCAGGCTAAAACACAATGGTTCAAAGAATGCTCTTACATTACACTAGACagtatacaaaaatacaattacaagTCTGAATAGCATACAAAGGTAACactgaaaatctttgtgttcccCATACTTACTgaaatttgttttcttaaaagtGAAGTATGTAATAGCAATGCCATCAGTGGTACCaaatggaattgtaaaaataatgattGGTTTCAAATCTTATTTGCCCTTCCCTGCGCAAGCGCTCACCTTCAACAGGTAGTTCTTCTAACATGTCAGACTACTCAAGCAAACAATGTTGTGATAATCAGTGACTTCTGTAGGCTAACAATAAGTTGACTTACAAAGAACACCACAGaattataacattaaaaaaaattccacactttacctttaagcaAATTACAAATTCATCATTACATCCTGTTGTCCATTCTATGCATATGGACATTTCAACAGTTCTGAAGACCTACAGTATATTAGGGTTGCCACCTGTACCTTAATTACAGGATCATCCcatatttaaagattaaataatGTGTCCCATATCAAATCAATTGGGAATTATTTAAGATGGTCTGATGGCATCACAGTGAAACCGTTCAAGAACATTAATTTGACTTTGATATTCATATGCAAGGGACCATataaaagtccacacattggacTAAAACTTGCTAAAACTGTCAACAACTCTAGAGAGTTGTCCCCTATTTTAGAACTTCAAAAGTGGAAACCCTACAATAGACAATTTTCTACTCATAACAGGATAAAATGAACAAGTTAGCACAGGCTAATCCAGATTTCTATTTCAAAGCTACAAATTAAAAAGCAACCTGGAACAGAGCAGCAGGCTGAGTGAAGTACCAAAATCAATTCAGCTCATGTTTTATTTGTTGATAAAAGTCAAGGCCTTTACATTAAAGACACTTTGTCTACCTTCACAGCAGATATCCAATGGCGGAAACCGGGGACCTTGTGTCAGAACTATTCCCAACTGGGGGCACAATCCCATCAGAACCTGTTGTCACAGCTgaatgcattctctctctctcaaagagTTCAAAAGAGTTCAAGGTCTTCCTCCATCCTGAAGAAGTACTAAAGAGCTCAATTGAAGCATCATGCTCAGCAAAAGACCATAAAGATAGTAGCCAGCCCACCGCACAAGCCTGCAATATCATCTCTGACTGTGTGCCTGGCCAACAAGATACAAGTCGCCACTGTATATCTGAGACCCACGTGTGTGATGGAGGGAGTTCACAGCCAAGAGACATAACAAGCCATCAAATTAAACAGGCATGTAGAGCATCACTGACAGAACAAAGAGAACATGAAATATCCCCTAACAAGGACCTGAAAAAAAACAGCCTGTTATCAATACAGAGAAGCCACTCTGACAGCTTGCAGATTTTCAAAGAAGTTGCTGCTCATCCTCTCTTCTGTGAAACTagtgcattgttttgtcaaggaaAAGACAAGGAAGCTTGTACACAGTCAATCCCTTCTTTAGTATGTAAACAGGCCATGCCCCTTCAGCAAAGCAATACGGTTACCACGTCCACCAGAGCAGGAAGTAGTGGATCAGGCAGCCCTACTCAGCCAGCAAAACAAGGCTACATTCAGATCTGCCCATCTTGTCAGACACCAGTGCCCAATGAGGTCATTCCAGAGTCCACCTTCCCTAAATGTGAAGAAGCTTTTTGCTGTAACTCACATTTCCACCATTGGGCTGTAGAGGACACATTTGCTGCAAACTGCCACCCCCAGCCCATTCCTGCCCCGGCTCAACTGCTGCCACACTTAGTAGGGATGGAAGAGACCTACAGGGGCCAGATAGTGGCAGGCAACTTGCTGACTCTCCCTCGGCTCATCTCCTCTATCAGTGAGACAGGACTGGATGCTAAGGGACTGCTCCGCTGTTGCAATCTGGACTGTTCTTGGCCTGGTCCTTTGCGTTCAACTGGGAATCAGATGGATGGAAAGACCACAAGGGAAGCAGGAACCATGACCTTACAAAGAGAACTGAAGGATATAGGGGTGCAAGTGGGTCAGAACTCTGAGGAACCTCCACAGCACATGTTCCCAGAGGTGTGCCTGGTTGAGGAGAAGATGAACGTGAGTGTTAAAACAGTGTCAAAAAATCACAAGTCCCCAGTAAGGGAAGTAAAATGGGATGCAGAGGGCATGACTTGGGAGGTGTATGGAGCCTCGGTTGACCCTGAGGATCTTGGAATTGCAATTCAGCGACATCTGGAGATGCAGATTAAAGAGACTATGGGAATAGCGGCAAAGCTCTCACGCCAGAACACAACAGCATCTCAGCACAGCTCAGGATCAAAGCATAGGAGAAAAAAGGGGTTATTGGAATTGCTTCGCCATCCAGGTTGCTGTTCTCGGACCACCAGTGCAGTGGACTAAAGGGCCTGCCCTACATGACTGAGTCCTCAAACAGCATTGATAATAATCTTGGATAGCTTTGAAAGTCAAATGAAGAACAGATTAATTCTGAACTTTgtcaaattacaattaaaatcagTCTGGGTTTAGACATCCAAGTAAAAAGGAATAAAAATAGGGAATTTTGTGTCTTCCTTTTCATTTCTAAAACCTTACTTTATAGTTATAGTACTTTGCTCAGTTAAGGGCTTTTGATAACATTGAATAATTTAGATGAGACTGTGGGTGATTTAATAACAGATAACTGCTATCAATGGAATGTGTTTTTTATCACCCAACAAAGATGATTCTGAAGTTCTTGTTTTATATCAATCTATGTGGGATTGTGTCTATTCAtccaaaactttttattttttatttaattcactgGAAGCACTGTGAAAGATATTAGAGAATacattaaagcaatagttcacccaaaaatgaaaattctctcaacatttactcactctcatgctattccagatgtgtatgacttttgaagatttttagaaaaataactcagctctgtaggtccatacaatgcaagtgaatggtggctagaatataaagcatttaaatgcagctaaaagtaacccatacaactccagtagttaaataatttttttttagaagtgatatgataggtgtgggtgagaaacagatcaatattttagtacatttttgctataaatctccactttaaatttcactttcacattcttcttgtgaaggaggggatttatagtaaaacatgacttaaatattgatctgtttctcaaccacacttatcatatcgcttctgaagatcaTCACTGGAGTCATCTGGGTTAGTTTTATGGttctttaatgtgctttttagacgtcaaagttctggccaccattaacttgcattgtatggacctacagagtggaaatattcttctaaaaatatttgtttgtgttctgcaaaacaaACCTAGTCACATGTCTGGAATTgcatgagtaattgatgagagcattttcatttttggttgaactatccctttaacggtgGCGCTATCTGCTGGCCAAAGCATTGCAGTAACAAAGAAGTTAATGGTATCATAATTTGTGTACATGACAATGTTTTTAAATGGTCATATCCAATTTATGTTTAAATATTAGGATAGTAGATGCAGTAGAAGAGctaattatgaaaaataatgtcaaacaatatgaaaatatgatataaaatgtaatattaaaaatatacattttacaaacaactacttttatatttaatgaagAAATTAGCATTAGATTAACTACACTACAGCACAATATAACAAGGATGTTGACATATTATTGTCAAGGTGATTAATTGTTTGCCATGCATTGTAAAATCCTTTTGCTTCTGGACAATAACAAAGAGGAattataaagtattctgattaaCACGTTTTAACCTTTGGAAGTAGAACTCTGTACAAAATAACATATATGCATTATTTGTCAAAGAAAATGAAATGTGCCACTAGCTGCCTTGTTTTTGTCTATGTAACAATAAAAGCAATATGCCATTTAAAAAGTGACACGAACACTCGTAATTCCAagcatattaaatgtttttgtgactAAATGATATATAATACCACTATGCATACAAACTTGCGacatattgttttatattaactagaacttgacttgacttgactagctTGGGGTATTGTCTACTGCTACTTGAAGATTACAATTTTTGTGTAAATCTTACATTTATAAAACAAGAATTACTGTCTCATCCCTTATTCTAGTATGTCTGTTCTCTCCTCATGTTTATGAACATCAGTACAGTTTTGGTCTGGTGTTGAACCAGATTAGTCATTAGTGTTATAAATGATATGATCACGTTGTTTGGctatgtgtttgtattttattttggcaTGTATGAGGCCAAATTAAAATTAGATTAATGGGTTCAACAGAAATACACTCATGCGGACATAAATTGCAAATAAATAAGTGATACGTTTTCAAGGGAAGATGGAAAATGGATTTGACTCTAGcatatcaaaaatgtaatttaataattcaTTAGCCATTCATTAGCCAACCAGGCAAAACTGCAAAACTAAACACTGGGCATAAAGGCACAGCTACATAACCATTGATGAGTGAACATTCAAATTATTGTCACAGTTCATAATACTGacaatatattcataatatataacatataatcCAGAATAATTCAAAATGTCTAAATTATTATGCATTTTTTGGCAGTCCGTGTTATAAAATCTTGCTGTCAATTTTAAAACCATAGCTACACAACATCAATCAAATCATATAAGGGTGCGTTTAAATGCAAAATGCATACAAATTGTAGCTCCTCCAAACATTGCACATAGCCTTTTTTTCCGGCAGGAGTCCAGAACTCATAACTAAACCTACCATGCTTTTAATTCATCTCCAGCTCTACGCGCATTGTTGGCTTACATAACGGTTGCGTTTTATTTGATCTCACACATGATAGTGAGATATCGTGAGATATTCTGTGGATACGGCCATACACGGAGGTAAGTAGCATACC of Xyrauchen texanus isolate HMW12.3.18 chromosome 20, RBS_HiC_50CHRs, whole genome shotgun sequence contains these proteins:
- the si:dkey-191g9.7 gene encoding uncharacterized protein si:dkey-191g9.7, with the translated sequence MAETGDLVSELFPTGGTIPSEPVVTAECILSLSKSSKEFKVFLHPEEVLKSSIEASCSAKDHKDSSQPTAQACNIISDCVPGQQDTSRHCISETHVCDGGSSQPRDITSHQIKQACRASLTEQREHEISPNKDLKKNSLLSIQRSHSDSLQIFKEVAAHPLFCETSALFCQGKDKEACTQSIPSLVCKQAMPLQQSNTVTTSTRAGSSGSGSPTQPAKQGYIQICPSCQTPVPNEVIPESTFPKCEEAFCCNSHFHHWAVEDTFAANCHPQPIPAPAQLLPHLVGMEETYRGQIVAGNLLTLPRLISSISETGLDAKGLLRCCNLDCSWPGPLRSTGNQMDGKTTREAGTMTLQRELKDIGVQVGQNSEEPPQHMFPEVCLVEEKMNVSVKTVSKNHKSPVREVKWDAEGMTWEVYGASVDPEDLGIAIQRHLEMQIKETMGIAAKLSRQNTTASQHSSGSKHRRKKGLLELLRHPGCCSRTTSAVD